CTCCGCTCGTGGTAACCAACTTGGAAAAAGAATACGATGTAACCGCTAAAGTAGTCGGCGGTGGTATTTCTTCCCAAGCCGGTGCCTTGCGCCACGCGATTGCCCGCTCTTTGGCTGCTATCAGCGAAGATTTGAAAAAAACCGTAAAGAAAGCCGGCTATCTTACCCGCGATCCTCGTATGGTGGAAAGAAAGAAACCCGGTCAACCCGGTGCCCGCAAACGCTTCCAATTCTCCAAACGTTAATCGTTGGTTTTTGGAACTTGCAGGAAAGATGTTTTGCAAAACCCCGCGTCTCACATACGCGGGGTTTCTGTGTTTATACAGGCTTTATTACAAGGGTTTGCTCGGGCGTATTTTAGCGAACAAAAAGGCCTCACCGTTCCCCTCGGTAAGACCTTTTTAATTGTGTCCGGGTTAGCGCAGTTCCCCTTTCTGCTCCGGATCGGATAAAATCGTTTTCAAAAAGCCCCGGGGATTTTCGGCCCTGCCGGGGCT
The DNA window shown above is from Elusimicrobium sp. and carries:
- the rpsI gene encoding 30S ribosomal protein S9 → MNNTKELKTGRRKTSVAQVKLAKGQGAITVNTKSLDEYFGNNARCKAAVKAPLVVTNLEKEYDVTAKVVGGGISSQAGALRHAIARSLAAISEDLKKTVKKAGYLTRDPRMVERKKPGQPGARKRFQFSKR